The window TGGCGAGGTAGTACGAAGAGAAGGCGTTGGTCGCGAACATGCTCTCCAGGTTTTCCCGGCTCAAGGTCCGGATGGAGCCGCTGTTCCAAATCCCCGCCGAGTGGACCAGGACGTCCAGGCCGCCGAGACGCCCGGCGGCCTCCCGGACGAGGGTCACACACCCCCCTTCCTGGGAGAGGTCCGCCTGAACGACCCACGAGGCTCCGGGGTGGAGCGCGGAGAGGGCCTCCACGGGGGCCCTCTGGCACCGGCAATGCAGAGCGACCCGGGAGCCGGCCTCCAGGAACATGCGCGCGCAGGACAGGCCGATGCCCGAGGAGGCTCCCGTGACGAGGACCCTTCGGCCCACCAGATCCGGATAATTCCCAATTGCTGTCATTCGACCTCCATTGGCGCAGGTTCCCCGTCGAAATCGAGGGTCAGCCCGTCGTAGGCCGGCTCGACACCGGGGGGAAGAGAGGTGGAAAGGGCTTCGTGGTCCATTTCATGGCCCATGTGAATCAGATACACCCGGCGGGCCTCCAGGGACTTGGCCGCCTCCAGCGCCTCGCCCACGGTCATGTGGGTCGGATGCCGGGGGGAGAACCGCAGGGCGTTGATGGCCAGCGTGTCCACTCCCCGAAGGCCTTGCGCGGCCTCGGGCGGCAGCCGCTTGCAGTCCGTGGCGTAGGCGAAGGGGCCCATGCGGAAGAGCGTCACCTCCATGCTTCCGTGGTCCCCCGTCAAGGGAACGACGCGAAGCCCCCCCACGTCGAAGGGCCCGAGGATGGGGACCAGGTCGAGCTTGGGCCTCCCGCCGCCCTCGGGGAGGTCCTCGAAGGCGTACCAGAAGGTCCTGCGCACGCCCTCCAGGGTGGCCGGGGATCCGTAGACCCGAATGGGGGCCCGCTGCCAGTAAGCGAAGACGCGCGTGTCGTCCAGTCCGAAAATGTGGTCGGCGTGCGGGTGGGTCAGGAGCACCGCGTCG is drawn from Acidobacteriota bacterium and contains these coding sequences:
- a CDS encoding SDR family oxidoreductase — its product is MTAIGNYPDLVGRRVLVTGASSGIGLSCARMFLEAGSRVALHCRCQRAPVEALSALHPGASWVVQADLSQEGGCVTLVREAAGRLGGLDVLVHSAGIWNSGSIRTLSRENLESMFATNAFSSYYLARECAAVIERGSLLFIGSTAGQRGEPGHSHYAGSKGAVQSMVYSLAQELAPDIRVN
- a CDS encoding MBL fold metallo-hydrolase, giving the protein MRVTFLGTGTSVGVPIVNCPCKVCSSPNPKNRRLRQSVWITGGGASFVIDAGADFREQALRFGIRRLDAVLLTHPHADHIFGLDDTRVFAYWQRAPIRVYGSPATLEGVRRTFWYAFEDLPEGGGRPKLDLVPILGPFDVGGLRVVPLTGDHGSMEVTLFRMGPFAYATDCKRLPPEAAQGLRGVDTLAINALRFSPRHPTHMTVGEALEAAKSLEARRVYLIHMGHEMDHEALSTSLPPGVEPAYDGLTLDFDGEPAPMEVE